A stretch of Schaalia odontolytica DNA encodes these proteins:
- a CDS encoding tyrosine recombinase XerC produces MAGNVGERWEEYLRLGRRMSPHTVSAYLGDLHSLMEFLSLDVDTSPEQLQEALTQRAVRSWLARTLADGGARSTIARHTAAIRNFTAWAMREGILASDPAALLSSPRADQRLPSPLDESDARVLLNTARDEAAAGGASQIRNWAILELTYACGLRVSEVCALDISSLNREALTVRVVGKGNKERVVPYGPPAADALDHWLVRGRPQLAGERSGNALFLGDKGGRIDPRIVRSMVHKMAAHAGVHDIAPHGLRHSTATHLLQGGADLRAVQEMLGHSSLSTTQRYTHVDTARLSAIYQRAHPRA; encoded by the coding sequence ATGGCTGGCAACGTGGGGGAGCGCTGGGAAGAGTACCTGCGCCTTGGGCGGCGGATGAGCCCCCACACCGTTTCCGCGTACCTCGGGGATCTTCACTCGCTGATGGAGTTCCTTTCGCTCGACGTTGATACGAGCCCTGAGCAGCTCCAAGAGGCGCTCACACAGCGCGCAGTGCGTTCCTGGCTTGCTCGCACCCTCGCGGATGGGGGAGCGCGCTCGACGATCGCGCGCCACACCGCGGCGATTCGCAACTTCACCGCCTGGGCAATGCGTGAAGGAATATTGGCGAGCGACCCCGCGGCGCTTCTGTCATCTCCGCGTGCCGACCAGCGTCTGCCGTCTCCACTCGACGAATCCGACGCGAGGGTTCTCCTCAATACTGCTCGCGATGAAGCGGCGGCGGGAGGGGCCTCCCAGATCCGCAATTGGGCGATCCTCGAGCTGACGTACGCATGTGGCCTTCGCGTCTCCGAAGTCTGTGCCCTCGACATCTCGTCCCTGAACCGTGAGGCCCTCACCGTGCGCGTCGTCGGTAAAGGCAACAAAGAGCGGGTGGTTCCCTACGGTCCTCCTGCTGCCGACGCCCTCGACCATTGGCTGGTACGAGGCCGTCCCCAGTTGGCCGGGGAGCGCAGCGGGAACGCCCTCTTCCTTGGCGATAAGGGTGGGCGCATCGATCCGCGCATCGTGCGGTCGATGGTACACAAGATGGCGGCTCATGCAGGCGTGCACGACATCGCGCCACATGGGCTGCGCCATTCCACGGCGACGCATCTGCTGCAGGGCGGAGCCGACCTGCGTGCGGTCCAGGAGATGCTCGGCCATTCGTCGCTGTCGACCACTCAGCGCTACACCCACGTGGATACCGCTCGTCTGAGCGCGATCTATCAGCGGGCGCATCCCCGGGCCTAG
- a CDS encoding M23 family metallopeptidase has protein sequence MTSVIPNRGRFSTLSLIAAFVGTLLLVAVPPGVATPHRERWQWPTGGPVAVVEGFAPPAHDWLPGRRGVTLQYPAPSPVYACASGTVTVAGPIAGRGVISIRHEVGGRVVWSTYLPVTPSVAVGDHVQKGSIIGLVEGDSPTLHWGAKTGRRTYIDPIRMTLGRPRLLPWDDTLAR, from the coding sequence ATGACCTCTGTAATCCCGAACCGTGGCCGCTTCAGCACGCTATCACTAATCGCCGCCTTCGTCGGCACGCTACTCCTTGTCGCGGTACCGCCGGGCGTAGCAACCCCGCACCGCGAGCGGTGGCAGTGGCCAACAGGTGGGCCCGTGGCCGTCGTCGAAGGATTCGCCCCACCCGCCCACGACTGGCTTCCCGGGCGGCGTGGGGTGACGTTGCAGTATCCGGCTCCCTCCCCGGTGTACGCATGCGCATCGGGCACTGTGACTGTTGCCGGTCCCATCGCGGGCCGGGGCGTCATTTCGATTCGGCACGAGGTCGGCGGCCGCGTTGTCTGGTCGACGTATCTTCCCGTGACGCCATCCGTTGCTGTTGGCGATCACGTCCAGAAAGGAAGCATCATCGGCCTCGTCGAAGGAGACTCACCCACGCTGCACTGGGGCGCAAAGACCGGCAGGCGTACGTACATCGATCCAATACGTATGACGCTTGGGCGCCCGCGCCTTCTCCCCTGGGACGACACGTTGGCTCGATAG
- the rpsB gene encoding 30S ribosomal protein S2 translates to MAVVTMRQLLESGVHFGHQTRRWNPKMKRFILTERNGIYIIDLQQTIADIDIAFDFVKQTVAHGGTLLFVGTKKQAQEAVAEQAQRVGMPYVNHRWLGGMLTNFSTVATRLQRLKELEQIDFDDVASSGHTKKELLMMRREKDKLSRTLGGIRDMTKVPSAVWIVDPKKEHLAVSEARKLRIPIVAILDTNADPDEVDYRIPGNDDAIRAVALLTRVIADAVAEGLIARSDVRKGKGEEAAAEPLAEWERELLEGEVKADEAAAAAEAAEAPKQD, encoded by the coding sequence ATGGCAGTCGTTACCATGCGTCAGCTCCTCGAGTCCGGTGTCCACTTCGGCCACCAGACTCGCCGTTGGAACCCGAAGATGAAGCGCTTCATCCTCACCGAGCGCAACGGCATCTACATCATCGACCTGCAGCAGACCATTGCTGACATCGACATCGCCTTCGACTTCGTGAAGCAGACCGTCGCCCACGGTGGCACCCTGCTCTTCGTCGGCACCAAGAAGCAGGCCCAGGAAGCCGTGGCCGAGCAGGCCCAGCGCGTCGGCATGCCCTACGTGAACCACCGTTGGCTCGGCGGCATGCTCACCAACTTCTCGACCGTTGCCACCCGTCTGCAGCGCCTGAAGGAACTCGAGCAGATCGACTTCGACGACGTGGCCTCCTCCGGTCACACCAAGAAGGAACTCCTCATGATGCGCCGCGAGAAGGACAAGCTCTCGCGCACCCTGGGCGGCATCCGCGACATGACCAAGGTTCCCTCGGCCGTGTGGATCGTCGACCCCAAGAAGGAGCACCTTGCGGTCTCCGAGGCTCGCAAGCTGCGCATCCCGATCGTCGCCATCCTCGACACCAACGCTGATCCGGACGAGGTCGACTACCGCATCCCCGGCAACGATGACGCCATCCGCGCCGTCGCGCTGCTGACCCGCGTGATCGCCGACGCCGTCGCCGAGGGCCTGATCGCTCGCTCCGATGTCCGCAAGGGCAAGGGCGAAGAAGCCGCCGCTGAGCCGCTGGCTGAGTGGGAGCGCGAGCTCCTCGAGGGCGAGGTTAAGGCCGACGAGGCTGCCGCCGCAGCTGAGGCCGCCGAAGCCCCCAAGCAGGACTGA
- the tsf gene encoding translation elongation factor Ts: MANFTAADVKALREQTGAGMMDVKKALTEADGDAEKALEIIRLKGLKSLSKREGRQASAGLLAAQTDGTVGVLVEVNSETDFVAKNQKFIDFSNEVLAAAVASKAADLDALLAAPMGEGTVKDRLDAFAAIIGEKLQVGRIVRVEGENVDLYLHQTNPDLPPQVGVFVVTDAAGKSVAHDIAMHVAAYMPAYLDRDSVPADVLDKERATLEKITLEEGKPANIVPKIVEGRLNAFYKDNCLVDQAFARDPSKSVGQVLKEAGATVTNFVRVHVGA; encoded by the coding sequence ATGGCGAATTTCACCGCTGCAGATGTGAAGGCGCTGCGTGAGCAGACCGGCGCCGGCATGATGGATGTCAAGAAGGCTCTGACCGAGGCCGACGGCGACGCCGAGAAGGCTCTCGAGATCATCCGCCTGAAGGGCCTGAAGTCCCTGTCCAAGCGCGAGGGCCGCCAGGCCTCCGCCGGCCTGCTGGCCGCGCAGACCGACGGCACCGTCGGCGTGCTGGTCGAGGTCAACTCCGAGACCGACTTCGTCGCCAAGAACCAGAAGTTCATCGACTTCTCCAACGAGGTTCTGGCCGCCGCCGTTGCCTCCAAGGCTGCCGACCTGGACGCGCTGCTCGCCGCCCCCATGGGTGAGGGCACCGTCAAGGACCGCCTGGATGCCTTCGCCGCCATCATCGGCGAGAAGCTGCAGGTTGGCCGCATCGTGCGCGTCGAGGGCGAGAACGTCGACCTCTACCTGCACCAGACCAACCCCGACCTGCCCCCGCAGGTTGGCGTCTTCGTCGTGACCGATGCCGCCGGCAAGTCCGTTGCCCACGACATTGCGATGCACGTTGCTGCTTACATGCCCGCCTACCTCGATCGCGATTCGGTTCCGGCCGACGTGCTCGACAAGGAGCGCGCTACCCTCGAGAAGATCACGCTTGAGGAAGGCAAGCCCGCCAACATCGTTCCTAAGATCGTTGAGGGCCGCCTGAACGCGTTCTACAAGGACAACTGCCTCGTCGACCAGGCCTTCGCGCGTGACCCCTCGAAGTCCGTTGGTCAGGTCCTCAAGGAGGCTGGCGCCACGGTCACCAACTTCGTGCGCGTGCACGTGGGTGCCTGA
- the pyrH gene encoding UMP kinase yields MSTNRRVLLKLSGEAFGGGSIGLDPKVVRNIAEQVATAVREGVQVAIVVGGGNFFRGAQLAREGLERSRADYMGMLGTVMNALALQDFIDQSGVPARVQTAITMAQVAEPYLPLRAIRHLEKGRVVVFGAGAGLPYFSTDTVSAQRALEIHCDELLVAKNGVDGVYDDDPNKNPDAHRFDTLTYSEALRRDLKVIDGSALALCRDNGLTTRIFGMGGDGAVTRALMGDEIGTLVTA; encoded by the coding sequence ATGTCGACGAACCGCCGCGTTTTGCTCAAGCTGTCCGGAGAAGCATTCGGGGGTGGATCGATCGGTTTGGACCCCAAGGTTGTCCGCAATATTGCGGAGCAGGTCGCGACGGCTGTGCGTGAAGGTGTCCAGGTGGCGATCGTCGTCGGTGGTGGCAACTTCTTCCGTGGTGCACAGCTTGCTCGCGAGGGTCTTGAGCGTTCGCGCGCGGACTACATGGGCATGCTTGGCACCGTCATGAACGCGCTCGCACTCCAGGACTTTATTGATCAGTCCGGTGTCCCCGCCCGTGTGCAGACGGCCATCACGATGGCTCAGGTTGCCGAGCCCTACCTGCCGCTTCGAGCGATTCGTCACCTGGAGAAGGGGCGCGTCGTTGTCTTCGGCGCTGGCGCGGGCCTGCCGTACTTCTCGACGGACACCGTGTCCGCTCAGCGTGCCCTGGAGATTCACTGCGACGAACTCCTCGTCGCCAAGAACGGCGTGGACGGCGTGTACGACGATGATCCGAACAAGAATCCCGACGCCCACCGCTTCGACACGCTGACCTATTCTGAGGCGCTGCGTCGCGATCTCAAGGTGATTGACGGTTCGGCGCTGGCCCTGTGCCGTGACAACGGACTGACGACGCGCATCTTTGGCATGGGTGGCGACGGTGCCGTGACCCGCGCGCTGATGGGCGATGAAATCGGTACCCTAGTGACGGCGTGA
- the frr gene encoding ribosome recycling factor has protein sequence MIDDILLEAEEKMDKAVEAASHEFSNIRTGRATSSMFEQLLVDYYGAPTPMQQLASFQIPEARTVLISPFDRTATQEIIRTLRESDLGVNPTDDGNVVRVVLPALTEERRKEYVKQAKSKAEDGRVSVRGVRRKAKDQLDRLKKDGEASEDDVERAEKQLDGLTKAHTEQIDKMLATKESELLTI, from the coding sequence GTGATCGACGATATTCTCCTCGAGGCCGAGGAAAAGATGGACAAGGCCGTGGAAGCGGCCAGCCACGAGTTTTCGAACATTCGTACCGGGCGTGCGACGTCTTCGATGTTCGAGCAGCTTCTGGTGGACTACTACGGCGCTCCGACGCCGATGCAGCAGCTTGCTAGCTTTCAGATTCCTGAGGCCCGCACGGTCCTGATCTCTCCCTTCGATCGCACCGCGACCCAGGAGATCATCCGTACTCTGCGTGAGTCGGACCTTGGCGTGAACCCGACCGACGATGGCAACGTTGTGCGCGTCGTTCTGCCCGCCCTGACGGAGGAACGCCGTAAGGAGTACGTGAAGCAGGCCAAGAGCAAGGCCGAGGACGGTCGTGTGTCCGTGCGCGGCGTGCGTCGTAAGGCGAAGGATCAGCTCGACCGCCTGAAGAAGGACGGCGAGGCCTCCGAGGACGACGTCGAGCGCGCTGAAAAGCAGCTTGATGGCCTCACGAAGGCCCACACCGAGCAGATCGACAAGATGCTCGCGACGAAGGAAAGCGAACTGCTGACGATCTGA
- a CDS encoding phosphatidate cytidylyltransferase has translation MASTDPSLLARVFSPGPTRDNHPVGGATGKAGRNLPQAITTAVVLIAAVAIPLFTSLPAFVGVIAFVCLVGIWELAGAFARMGITLTVTPLYVGAIGMVTCAWWLGTEGMLFALYITVFVCAAWRLLDRRQESRMSDVVSSTFAAVYVPFLASFVVLMMAAWHNAWVFVVFELMVIANDTGGWAAGVMFGKHPMAPALSPKKSWEGFAGSALTAIAVGVVGLWLLGASWWWGVVAGISIAFVGTMGDLTESLIKREAGLKDMSQILPGHGGVLDRVDALLMSAPVAYFIFAWALPGISWESSH, from the coding sequence ATGGCATCGACGGATCCTTCACTTCTTGCCCGAGTCTTCTCCCCGGGCCCCACTCGCGACAATCATCCCGTGGGTGGGGCAACGGGGAAGGCTGGGCGTAATCTTCCGCAGGCGATCACAACCGCTGTTGTCCTGATTGCTGCGGTCGCCATTCCTCTTTTCACCTCGCTGCCTGCGTTTGTCGGCGTCATCGCCTTCGTGTGCCTGGTTGGAATCTGGGAACTCGCGGGTGCTTTCGCTCGCATGGGTATCACGCTGACGGTGACGCCCCTGTATGTCGGCGCTATCGGGATGGTGACCTGCGCGTGGTGGTTGGGCACAGAGGGCATGCTCTTCGCCCTGTACATCACCGTGTTCGTCTGTGCGGCGTGGAGACTCCTGGACCGTCGTCAAGAGTCGCGAATGAGCGACGTCGTGTCGTCAACGTTTGCTGCCGTCTACGTGCCGTTCCTGGCTTCGTTCGTGGTGCTCATGATGGCGGCGTGGCACAACGCCTGGGTGTTTGTCGTCTTTGAGCTGATGGTCATCGCCAACGACACCGGCGGCTGGGCTGCTGGCGTCATGTTCGGCAAGCACCCGATGGCTCCCGCACTGTCTCCCAAGAAATCCTGGGAAGGCTTCGCAGGTTCTGCCCTGACGGCCATCGCCGTCGGCGTGGTCGGGTTGTGGCTGCTGGGAGCTTCCTGGTGGTGGGGTGTCGTTGCGGGGATCTCCATCGCCTTTGTGGGTACGATGGGCGACCTGACCGAGTCTCTCATTAAGCGTGAGGCCGGTCTGAAAGACATGTCGCAGATCCTGCCGGGACACGGTGGTGTTCTCGACCGAGTGGACGCGCTGCTCATGAGCGCGCCGGTCGCCTACTTCATTTTCGCGTGGGCGCTGCCGGGTATTTCTTGGGAGTCTAGCCATTGA
- the rlmN gene encoding 23S rRNA (adenine(2503)-C(2))-methyltransferase RlmN, with protein MSQSTKGPRGAQARTPNTLGVSDLQRRSPRREVRPTDQPPEGATHKDAKPVLSFTAKRRGKAPSHLADLDAASRKQVLKDLGLPAFRADQLSRHYFTHFEADPANMSDIPAGMRDAVSDALLPKLVTKVVSLEADGGRTIKDLWRLYDGAQVESVLMRYTQRTTLCVSSQAGCGMACPFCATGQMGLTRNLSTAEIVDQVREAHASCRDGKLAGGPTKLSNVVFMGMGEPLANYKTVVAALHRLIDPAPEGFGMSARNITVSTVGLVPAIKKLAGEGMPVTLAVSLHAPDDDLRDELIPINSRWKVGELLDAARGYFLATGRRVSIEYALIKDMNDQEWRAQLLADELNKRGHGWVHVNPIPLNPTPGSIWTASTRSAQEAFVKRLQDNGIATSIRDTRGSDIDGACGQLATAVADGKRPVGEVRA; from the coding sequence TTGAGTCAATCGACGAAGGGGCCCCGCGGGGCGCAGGCACGTACGCCGAACACCCTGGGGGTGTCGGATCTTCAGCGTCGCAGCCCGCGTCGTGAGGTTCGTCCGACCGATCAACCGCCGGAAGGGGCGACGCATAAGGACGCTAAGCCCGTCCTGTCGTTCACCGCGAAGCGGCGCGGAAAGGCCCCGTCGCATCTCGCTGATCTGGATGCAGCGTCCCGTAAGCAGGTGCTCAAAGACCTGGGATTGCCCGCTTTTCGCGCCGATCAGCTGTCGCGCCATTACTTCACGCATTTTGAGGCCGATCCTGCGAACATGAGCGATATCCCGGCCGGGATGCGCGACGCGGTCTCGGACGCCCTGTTGCCCAAGCTCGTGACGAAGGTTGTGTCACTGGAAGCTGACGGCGGGCGCACCATCAAGGATTTGTGGCGCCTGTACGACGGCGCGCAGGTCGAGTCTGTTCTCATGCGCTACACCCAGCGAACGACGCTGTGCGTCTCGTCGCAGGCGGGCTGCGGCATGGCCTGTCCGTTCTGTGCGACGGGTCAGATGGGCCTGACGCGCAATCTTTCGACGGCGGAGATTGTCGATCAGGTTCGCGAGGCCCATGCGTCGTGCCGTGACGGAAAGCTCGCGGGTGGGCCGACGAAGCTCTCGAACGTTGTCTTCATGGGCATGGGCGAGCCTCTCGCGAACTACAAGACGGTTGTCGCCGCGCTCCACCGTTTGATCGATCCGGCGCCGGAAGGCTTCGGTATGAGTGCCCGCAACATCACCGTGTCCACGGTAGGCCTCGTTCCCGCGATCAAGAAACTGGCGGGGGAAGGAATGCCGGTGACGCTCGCGGTTTCGCTCCATGCGCCCGACGACGATCTTCGTGACGAGCTGATTCCGATCAACTCGCGGTGGAAGGTCGGCGAGCTGCTCGATGCGGCGCGCGGGTACTTCCTCGCGACGGGTCGGCGCGTGTCGATCGAGTACGCGCTCATCAAGGACATGAACGATCAGGAATGGCGCGCGCAGCTGCTGGCCGATGAGCTCAATAAGCGCGGCCACGGCTGGGTGCATGTGAACCCCATTCCCCTGAATCCGACGCCCGGGTCTATCTGGACGGCATCGACGCGCTCTGCTCAGGAGGCGTTCGTCAAGCGTCTGCAGGACAACGGCATCGCGACGTCGATCCGCGATACGCGCGGCTCGGACATTGACGGTGCGTGTGGGCAGCTGGCGACGGCGGTTGCTGACGGTAAGCGCCCGGTCGGGGAGGTGCGCGCGTGA
- a CDS encoding DivIVA domain-containing protein, which produces MIRTDFSRSFLRMGYDVSEVLTFLADVERTLTGEETDPERVVTAQKALDVEFSTKLRGFNDEEVDAEIDRLIEMLRHAERRRVTRRENSVGSDVHAATPPAAESTTVSSEYADFGTPEAVEKILRSMTQEKEQS; this is translated from the coding sequence GTGATCCGGACAGATTTTTCCCGTAGTTTCCTGCGCATGGGCTACGACGTGAGCGAGGTCCTAACTTTTCTCGCGGACGTCGAACGCACACTGACTGGCGAGGAGACGGATCCTGAGCGAGTCGTCACGGCTCAGAAGGCTCTGGATGTGGAGTTTTCTACGAAATTGCGCGGCTTCAATGACGAGGAGGTCGACGCAGAGATCGACCGTCTCATTGAGATGCTGCGTCACGCCGAGCGCAGGCGAGTGACGCGCCGTGAGAACAGTGTGGGCAGTGACGTTCACGCTGCGACGCCGCCAGCTGCGGAGTCGACTACCGTTTCCTCTGAGTATGCTGATTTCGGCACGCCTGAGGCCGTCGAAAAGATTCTTCGTTCCATGACACAGGAAAAGGAGCAGTCATGA
- a CDS encoding DivIVA domain-containing protein codes for MTEFPRVGLFSKGYDCAQVDAFFEDARRAYEGGVPPEQFSSEQVRLATFELKNRGYNIDAVDGAMNRLEAAFVNRDRADSVAAEGEAAWYDRVADRATTLYPRLQRPRGERFAHPTSGRGYSCEEVDDLLDRIAAYFDEAGELTADEIRLSTFRPKRGKKAYMEGPVDAYLGRAVEILLAVD; via the coding sequence ATGACTGAGTTTCCTAGGGTTGGTCTCTTCTCGAAGGGCTACGACTGCGCACAGGTCGATGCGTTCTTTGAAGACGCTCGCCGCGCCTACGAGGGCGGTGTTCCCCCGGAGCAGTTCAGCTCCGAGCAGGTGCGCCTGGCCACTTTCGAGCTGAAGAATCGCGGCTACAACATCGATGCCGTGGACGGCGCGATGAACCGCCTGGAGGCGGCTTTCGTGAACCGTGATCGCGCGGATTCCGTCGCAGCCGAGGGTGAGGCAGCGTGGTACGACAGGGTTGCTGACCGTGCGACGACTCTCTACCCGCGTCTGCAGCGCCCTCGCGGCGAGCGCTTCGCACACCCGACCTCGGGACGTGGCTACTCCTGCGAGGAAGTCGACGATCTGCTGGATCGTATTGCAGCGTACTTCGACGAGGCCGGGGAGCTGACCGCTGACGAGATTCGTCTGTCGACCTTCCGCCCCAAGCGCGGCAAGAAGGCCTACATGGAGGGCCCCGTGGACGCCTACCTCGGGCGCGCCGTTGAAATTCTGCTTGCGGTTGACTGA
- the dxr gene encoding 1-deoxy-D-xylulose-5-phosphate reductoisomerase — protein MPVSVEEHTSTIPVVLLGSTGSIGTQAREVIEANRGRFDVLGLSAGGASITELAEQIVALSPAYVGVARDVREELSAAVESMGGTCPELFVGENASVEVVCASVERAVQLYPRATPVVLNGITGGVGLSSTLAALKCGARLALANKESLVVGGALVKNAMRFPGQIVPVDSEHSAIAQALASGVHERGLTSPVVSGRSEVADLVLTASGGPFRGRRRDQLRGVRAEQALAHPTWQMGPVVTINSSTLINKGLELIEAHLLFDVAPEHIIATVHPQSIVHSMVTWCDGATTLQASPPDMRLPIALGLTWPERLADVEKPLTWASASEWTFEPVDNETFPAINLARFAVAASATHPAVLNAANEVLVDAFIAGEVPWLAIVDTVSSVVHEHEGVADPSLEDIVAAQRWADQRARELVRAGQWKDM, from the coding sequence ATGCCCGTGTCGGTGGAAGAACACACGTCCACTATCCCCGTCGTCCTGCTTGGCTCGACGGGATCGATCGGTACCCAGGCGCGTGAGGTCATTGAGGCGAACCGCGGGCGTTTCGACGTCCTTGGCCTCAGCGCCGGCGGTGCGTCGATCACCGAGCTTGCCGAGCAGATCGTCGCGTTGAGTCCCGCGTACGTGGGCGTGGCTCGCGACGTTCGCGAGGAACTGTCGGCTGCTGTGGAGTCGATGGGTGGCACGTGCCCGGAGCTTTTCGTCGGCGAGAACGCGTCCGTGGAGGTTGTGTGCGCGTCCGTTGAACGTGCGGTGCAGCTGTACCCGCGAGCGACGCCGGTGGTACTCAACGGCATTACGGGTGGCGTGGGCCTGTCGTCGACGCTTGCGGCTCTCAAGTGCGGTGCGCGCCTTGCGCTGGCGAACAAGGAGTCGCTGGTCGTCGGCGGTGCGCTCGTGAAGAACGCGATGCGTTTCCCGGGGCAGATCGTCCCGGTTGACTCCGAGCACTCTGCGATCGCCCAGGCGTTGGCTTCGGGCGTGCATGAACGTGGCCTGACCTCTCCGGTGGTTTCCGGCCGCTCCGAGGTCGCGGACCTGGTTCTCACCGCTTCGGGTGGTCCGTTCCGCGGGCGCAGGCGCGATCAGCTGCGCGGCGTGCGCGCCGAGCAGGCGTTGGCGCATCCGACGTGGCAGATGGGGCCCGTCGTCACGATCAACTCGTCGACCTTGATCAACAAGGGCCTGGAGCTCATTGAGGCTCACCTGCTGTTCGACGTCGCGCCCGAGCACATCATCGCGACCGTTCACCCGCAGTCCATCGTGCATTCGATGGTGACGTGGTGTGATGGCGCGACGACGCTCCAGGCCTCGCCTCCGGATATGCGTCTGCCGATTGCGCTTGGGCTTACCTGGCCCGAGCGACTTGCGGATGTCGAGAAGCCCCTGACATGGGCGTCCGCGTCTGAATGGACGTTTGAGCCGGTGGATAACGAGACGTTCCCCGCGATCAACCTCGCTCGCTTCGCGGTCGCGGCCTCTGCGACGCATCCCGCGGTGCTCAACGCCGCGAACGAGGTGCTGGTTGACGCGTTTATCGCGGGGGAGGTGCCGTGGCTTGCGATCGTGGACACGGTGTCGAGCGTCGTGCATGAGCACGAGGGCGTCGCTGACCCCTCGTTGGAAGACATTGTGGCCGCACAGCGCTGGGCTGACCAGCGTGCGCGCGAACTCGTTCGCGCCGGCCAGTGGAAGGATATGTGA
- a CDS encoding M50 family metallopeptidase yields the protein MGSIVGIVVVVIGILASVALHEVGHMLPAKKFGVLVPDYAVGFGPALWKKKIGDTTYALRAILLGGYVKIVGMYAPARPGTRLVGRGGKPTLAQEAREASAEEIPEGQEHRAFYRLSAPKKIAVMLGGPLMNLLICIVLSAVTMIGIGAPTASRTIADVPATIMSASGEVASPAYEAGVRPGDTVVAWNGQPVATFAELQRAVGATQEGESAVLTVERDGTTVDLTVSPVTGAQGARLVGVTAGYEYVSASPADVAAANWQMFTGTTAVVTRLPQAVWQVGRSVFTDEKRDSSGVVSVVGVGRLAGEVTGDSQALGLRDTRQVVAVLLSLLASLNMALFVFNLIPLPPLDGGHILGAIYEGMRRTVARVRGAEDPGPADTARLVPVTWVVGGLLVAMSVILIVADIVKPVSLG from the coding sequence GTGGGCTCAATCGTCGGTATCGTCGTTGTCGTTATCGGAATCTTGGCGTCGGTCGCCCTGCATGAGGTGGGGCATATGCTCCCCGCGAAGAAGTTCGGGGTGCTCGTCCCCGATTACGCGGTGGGTTTTGGTCCGGCGCTGTGGAAGAAGAAGATCGGCGACACGACGTACGCGCTGCGCGCGATTTTGTTGGGTGGCTACGTCAAGATCGTCGGCATGTACGCGCCGGCGCGTCCGGGCACTCGGCTCGTGGGTCGCGGCGGTAAGCCGACGCTCGCGCAGGAGGCCCGTGAGGCCTCGGCCGAGGAGATCCCCGAGGGCCAGGAACACCGTGCCTTCTACCGTCTGAGCGCCCCGAAGAAGATCGCGGTCATGCTCGGCGGTCCGCTCATGAATCTGCTGATTTGCATCGTCCTGTCGGCAGTGACGATGATCGGCATCGGCGCTCCCACGGCCTCGCGCACGATTGCGGACGTCCCGGCCACGATCATGAGCGCTTCCGGTGAAGTCGCTTCTCCCGCGTACGAGGCAGGGGTCCGCCCCGGGGACACGGTCGTCGCGTGGAACGGGCAGCCGGTTGCCACCTTCGCGGAGCTGCAGCGCGCGGTTGGGGCCACCCAGGAGGGTGAGTCTGCCGTGCTGACGGTGGAGCGCGACGGCACCACGGTTGACCTCACGGTCTCTCCAGTGACGGGCGCTCAGGGGGCGCGCTTGGTGGGCGTGACGGCTGGATACGAGTACGTGTCGGCGTCGCCCGCCGATGTGGCGGCGGCGAACTGGCAGATGTTTACCGGGACGACGGCGGTCGTCACCCGGCTGCCCCAGGCCGTGTGGCAGGTCGGCCGCTCCGTGTTCACTGACGAAAAGCGCGACTCCTCGGGTGTCGTGTCCGTCGTGGGCGTGGGGCGCCTGGCCGGTGAGGTGACGGGTGATTCGCAGGCGCTGGGTCTGCGCGACACTCGTCAGGTTGTCGCCGTGCTGCTGAGCCTCTTGGCGTCGCTCAACATGGCCCTTTTCGTCTTTAACCTGATCCCGTTGCCGCCGCTGGACGGTGGGCACATTCTCGGGGCGATCTACGAGGGCATGCGCCGAACGGTGGCCCGCGTGCGTGGGGCGGAGGATCCCGGCCCGGCGGACACGGCTCGCCTCGTTCCCGTTACCTGGGTTGTTGGCGGCCTGCTCGTCGCGATGAGCGTCATTTTGATCGTTGCAGACATCGTGAAGCCTGTGTCGCTCGGCTGA